Genomic DNA from Gopherus evgoodei ecotype Sinaloan lineage unplaced genomic scaffold, rGopEvg1_v1.p scaffold_323_arrow_ctg1, whole genome shotgun sequence:
ccgtcccctgagccagcccgtccctgccccatggccagaggggagctggcaccccctggagaatggctccgtaccccgtgccccgtcccctgagccagcccgtccctgccccacggccggATTAGAGCTGGCGCCCCCGGGAGGGGGATGTCCCAGCTGTCACTCTCAGCCAGGGAAGGCAGGGCCATGACCCTCTCTGTGTTGCTCTGACAGGGGCAGAGGCACCGGGAACCCCACCCCTCATGGGAGGCAGAGCCAGCCCGGGAAGAGGCCCTGTTGGAGGGCACCAGCCCCACCTGCACGAGGAGGGGGGACCCACCAGACATCCTCCAGGTGCCACGCTCAGCCAGCCAACATCTCACAACGCCCCCGTCAGTGCCTGAGctctggcctggctccagccccggGCCCAGCCatgccaggacgcctgggttcaccTGCTGACGGGCTGAGACTGTTTCCCCTTCCGTGGGCTGGAGCTTCGCTCGGCCTCAGGACCCAGACCCCCCGCACAGTCAATAAAGGCTGCTCTGGCAGGGGGTCGCCAGGCCGAGACGCACGCGGGTTTATTGGGCAGGCAGTGCCAGCTGAATCATTCGGGGTCCCCACTGCCAGGGGCATGCGGCGCGGGGGAGCCATGGGCAGGAGTGCCCCCCCCAACACCAGAGCCTGGCTGGGGCCACAAGTCCCCTCTCCCAGAAtccctcagggcagggcaggagcaggacgGGCTGCGGGGGCAGCGGTgctcccggacgcctgggttcctcaGGGACGGCGCAGCAGGCGTCTCCACAGCTCGCGGCGGAGCAGGTCCCGCTCGCGGCGGATGCCCTGTAGGACGCTCTGGTTCTCCTGGGCCCGGCGCACCAGGTAGGGCAGCACCTCCTCCACCGCCCCGTACGGCACCGACTTGTAGACGGCGTAGCCCGCCTGGCCTGCAGGAGAGAGacgctcagcagggggcgccgtgcGCTGGGGGGGAGTGTGCCACAcgctgtgagggggtgggggcgcCGCGACGGGGCGCctcgggctggggggggcagcaggggggcacTGCGAGGGGGCGGGGGCGCCTcgtgctggggagggaggcagcagggggcactgcgaGAGGGCGGGGGCCCCTCGTgttgggggggcagcaggggggccctgcgaggggggtggggggcagcagggggcactgcgaGGGGGTGGGGGCCCCTCGTgttgggggggcagcaggggggccctgcgaggggggtggggggcagcagggggcactgcgaGGGGGTGGGGGCGCCTCGtgttggggggcagcagggggcactgcgaGGGGGTGGGGGCGCCTCGtgttggggggcagcaggggggcgctgcgagggggcgggggggcagcaggggggtgccgCGCCCTGCGAAGGGCCCGTGGGGGCACGTACCCAAGGCCAGGGAGACGTGGTCACACATGCCCAGCAGCTGCCCAAAGCAGACGGCCCCTCTGTCCCTGGCAATGCCCAGCTCCTCCATCCTGTAAGGGACACGGATTAGGCATCGTGGGggcctctgcccccgccccccctgcactgggggcaggagggagcagtgcatgctgggagcgtAACCCACCTGCGGAGGGCATGGCTCACGGAGCTCTCGTTGTGGCTGGCCACGATCAGCTGGCACCGCTGCCCATCCCGTGccaccagctccagcagcaggtccaggcagcgctgGTAGCTGCAATACAGAGACCCAGTGTGGGCCCGGGACCCCGGCGTCCTGCACCCCCAAGTTCCCCCAGCGCCGGCCCGGGACCCCGGCGTCCTGCACCCCCAAGTTCCCCCAGCGCCGGCCCGGGACCCCGGCGTCCTGCACCCCCAAGTTCCCCGAGCGCCGGCCCGGGATCCCGGCGTCCTGCACCCTCAAGTTCCCCCAGCGCCGGCCCGGGACCCCGGCGTCCTGCACCCCCAAGTTCCCCCAGCGCCGGCCCGGGACCCCGGCGTCCTGCACCCCCAAGTTCCCCCAGCGCCGACCCGGGACCCCGGCGTCCTGCACTCCCAAATTCCCCCAGCGCCGGTGTGGGCCCGGGACCCCGGCGTCCTGCACTCCCAAGTTCCCCCAGCGCCGGTGTGGGCCCAGGACCCCGGCGTGGGCCCGGGACCCCGGCGTCCTGCACTCCCAAGTTCCCCCAGTGCCGGTGTGGGCCCGGGACCCCGGcgtcctgcaccctgaacctcggCCCCCCAGGGTCATTTCTCCCCCAGTTCAGCATGAGACGCAGCAGCCATCCTGCACTCTCCACACATGCATGCAAACCATGGGGTCACCACAGGCCCCCCAACTTCCTGCTGGGGTCAAGGCACCGGGGGTGCAGatatccaaccccctcccccacttaccTGTGGTTGGTGGCCTCccaggtggggtgcaggggatcagggtaccccccctcccgggccAGCCGCCGCTCCTGCTCCAAGTAGGCCCCACGCACCAGCTTCACTCCGAAACAGAAGCCCCAGCGCTCAGCCAGCGCCACGTCCGCCCCGAGCCGCGCCAGGCAGTCCTGCGAGAGCAGCCGGGCTCAGGGGACGGGCCCAGGGGGCgcaggggggcgctggggggaggcCGGGGGGGCCCAGGGGGcgcaggccaggggaggggtaGGGGCCCTGGGTGCAGAACGGGGGGGGGGCCCAGGGGGCGCAGGAAGGGAGGGGCCCTGGGGCAAGGCTGGCCCAGGGGGCGCAGgccaggggagggctgggggccctggggggaggctgggaggggccctggggcaggctggcctggaggggcagggcagggtgggggccccgggggaggggggcccCGGGGGAGCCGGCCGGGGTTGGGGTACCTGCAGGTAGCACTGGTAGGTGTTCCACACCCAGGGCTCGGCCCGATTCCAACGCCCCATCAGCGCCAGGGTGACGAGTCTCAGCGCAGGGTTGAGGTAGGTGAACTCGGCGTCCACCAGCACCCGGACCCCCATCTCCACCGCCCGCTGGGGGGAGACACAGTCAGACCCcggcacccccacccccgcctccacCGCCCGCTGGGGG
This window encodes:
- the LOC115640657 gene encoding hydroxyproline dehydrogenase-like, yielding MGVRVLVDAEFTYLNPALRLVTLALMGRWNRAEPWVWNTYQCYLQDCLARLGADVALAERWGFCFGVKLVRGAYLEQERRLAREGGYPDPLHPTWEATNHSYQRCLDLLLELVARDGQRCQLIVASHNESSVSHALRRMEELGIARDRGAVCFGQLLGMCDHVSLALGQAGYAVYKSVPYGAVEEVLPYLVRRAQENQSVLQGIRRERDLLRRELWRRLLRRP